A single region of the Desulfovibrio desulfuricans DSM 642 genome encodes:
- a CDS encoding response regulator, whose protein sequence is MRIKYKVWCLTAAIISIIICADIYSGYREIESSIRTELLRDAEDFRAIILSTRRVYQKQFIESGLPVTDATIGFLPAHALSRISAEFHNWSTSGLRFSNVSDRPRNPANMANPLELDALAWFRANPSAKSRMVEVKENGLAYYHYTSPIKVEEYCLRCHGKREDAPQSIAAAYADSYDYNICDLRGILSIFIPSEKLRHQYYSEWIFQIVMHILGYLVLLLALGGLLNKYVVARLARLEESTKKLAAGDYSARADTMGKDEIGDLAECINRMGAEIQKREQTLRENEERFRLTTNSIKDALILLDCSGHIIFWNKAAETIFGYTADEVMGRVLHEFLVPPRYRNRMAEGLKDFCRSGQGDFLGSGVELSALRKNGQEFAIELALSTMNMQGKWIAIGLVRDITERKQVEAELAAHRERLEALVESRTQDLIIAKNAAEAGSVAKSAFLANMSHEIRTPLNAITGMIHILRKSGLTPNQVEKLTKIEIASNHLLEIINNVLELSKIEAGKFVLQHVPVHVSTLLENITSILGQKAQEKGIELIVDAAPETCPVYGDDSRLQQALLNLATNALKFTDHGYVKVAVRPESQTDSTVTYRFEVEDTGIGISPEMQPRLFSAFEQADNSMSRKYGGTGLGLAITKKIAELMGGKAGMTSVEGKGSTFWFTAVLRKDAPPHSEPTRISAEDAERTIRQKLGSKRILLVEDEPINREIAQALLEDVGFIVDLAEDGGKAIERVQAATYDLILMDMQMPHINGLEATRQIRLLPVGATIPIIAMTANAFAEDRELCIEAGMNDFIAKPVSVSLLYQKLCAWLQKR, encoded by the coding sequence ATGCGCATCAAGTACAAGGTTTGGTGCCTTACCGCTGCAATTATCAGCATAATCATTTGTGCTGATATCTATTCTGGTTATCGCGAAATTGAGTCTTCCATCCGCACAGAATTGCTGCGTGATGCAGAAGATTTCCGCGCCATTATCCTGTCCACCCGCCGTGTTTATCAAAAACAGTTCATTGAAAGCGGCCTGCCCGTAACCGATGCCACCATCGGCTTTTTGCCTGCGCATGCGCTTTCCAGAATTTCGGCAGAATTCCATAACTGGAGCACCAGCGGGCTCAGGTTCAGCAATGTGTCTGACAGGCCGCGCAATCCCGCCAACATGGCAAATCCTCTTGAGCTTGACGCCCTGGCATGGTTCCGGGCCAACCCTTCCGCCAAAAGCCGGATGGTTGAAGTGAAAGAGAACGGCCTTGCCTATTATCACTATACCAGCCCCATAAAAGTTGAAGAATACTGCCTGCGATGTCATGGCAAACGGGAAGACGCGCCGCAGTCCATTGCTGCGGCCTATGCGGACTCATACGACTACAATATTTGCGACCTCCGTGGGATTTTGAGCATCTTCATTCCGTCTGAAAAACTGCGCCACCAGTATTATTCTGAATGGATATTCCAGATTGTGATGCACATTCTGGGGTATCTTGTGCTTTTGCTTGCACTTGGCGGTCTGCTCAACAAATACGTTGTTGCCCGTTTGGCACGGTTGGAAGAAAGCACCAAAAAGCTCGCCGCAGGCGATTACAGCGCGCGGGCCGACACAATGGGCAAGGATGAAATTGGTGATCTGGCCGAATGCATCAACAGGATGGGCGCTGAAATCCAGAAGCGCGAGCAAACCCTGCGCGAGAATGAGGAGCGCTTCCGCCTGACCACAAACAGCATCAAGGACGCACTGATTCTGCTGGATTGCTCCGGGCACATCATCTTTTGGAACAAGGCGGCGGAGACTATTTTTGGCTATACGGCAGACGAGGTTATGGGGCGCGTTTTGCACGAATTTTTGGTGCCACCCCGCTATCGCAATAGGATGGCCGAGGGTCTGAAAGATTTCTGCCGCAGCGGCCAGGGGGATTTTCTGGGTTCTGGCGTTGAATTGAGCGCCCTGCGCAAGAATGGGCAGGAATTTGCCATTGAGCTTGCGCTGTCTACCATGAACATGCAGGGCAAGTGGATTGCCATCGGGCTGGTCAGGGATATCACAGAACGCAAGCAGGTTGAGGCCGAGCTTGCGGCCCACCGTGAACGGCTGGAGGCGCTGGTGGAATCGCGCACCCAGGATCTGATTATTGCCAAAAACGCGGCAGAGGCTGGCAGCGTTGCCAAGAGCGCCTTTCTCGCCAACATGAGCCACGAGATTCGCACACCCCTGAACGCCATCACGGGCATGATCCATATTTTACGCAAATCGGGCCTCACGCCCAATCAGGTGGAAAAGCTCACCAAGATCGAGATCGCCAGCAATCACTTGCTGGAAATCATCAATAATGTTTTGGAATTATCAAAAATTGAAGCCGGTAAGTTCGTGCTGCAACATGTGCCCGTGCATGTTTCTACCCTGCTTGAGAACATCACTTCCATTCTGGGGCAGAAGGCGCAGGAAAAAGGCATTGAGCTGATTGTGGACGCTGCGCCAGAAACCTGCCCCGTCTATGGCGACGACAGCCGGTTGCAGCAGGCCCTGCTCAACCTCGCCACCAATGCGCTCAAGTTTACGGATCACGGCTATGTCAAGGTGGCAGTGCGCCCGGAATCGCAGACAGACAGCACCGTGACGTACCGCTTTGAGGTGGAAGATACAGGCATCGGCATCAGCCCGGAGATGCAGCCGCGCCTTTTCAGCGCCTTTGAGCAGGCGGATAACTCCATGAGCCGCAAGTATGGCGGCACGGGCCTTGGCCTTGCCATCACCAAAAAAATTGCGGAACTCATGGGCGGCAAGGCGGGGATGACCAGCGTGGAGGGCAAGGGCAGCACGTTCTGGTTCACTGCCGTGCTGCGCAAAGACGCGCCCCCGCACAGCGAACCGACCAGAATCAGCGCTGAGGATGCGGAACGCACCATCCGGCAGAAGCTTGGCAGCAAGCGCATCCTGCTGGTGGAAGACGAGCCTATCAACCGTGAGATTGCCCAGGCCCTGCTGGAAGACGTGGGCTTTATCGTTGACCTTGCGGAAGACGGCGGCAAGGCTATTGAGCGGGTGCAGGCCGCTACCTATGATCTGATTCTTATGGATATGCAGATGCCGCACATCAACGGCCTGGAGGCCACACGGCAGATACGACTGCTCCCGGTGGGGGCTACCATCCCCATTATCGCCATGACAGCCAACGCCTTTGCCGAAGACCGGGAACTGTGCATCGAGGCTGGCATGAACGACTTTATCGCCAAGCCCGTTTCAGTGTCGCTGCTCTACCAGAAACTCTGCGCGTGGTTGCAGAAGAGGTGA
- a CDS encoding aminotransferase class I/II-fold pyridoxal phosphate-dependent enzyme: MMQYTQWLDEKKQNGSLRALRNIDAVQREREQACAPFINLSSNDYLSLGDDADLRQEFWSQQDVSALRMGACSSRLLTGTCDQQEAFERELATAYGAEAALVFGSGYHANQGILPAVCTNRTLILADKLVHASLIDGIRMSEGKCIRFRHNDYAQLEMLVQKHVADYENIIIVTESIFSMDGDACDLPRLVALKKANPTVQLYVDEAHAVGVRGAKGLGCCEEQGCAADIDFLVGTMGKAWASLGAYVICSSALREYLVNTVRPFIFTTALPPVNIAWSRFVLAKFASAEVAARREHLAGLAGMMHAFTDGLGQSVRSTSQIVPVITGENQRTLAIAGHLQREGFYIMGIRPPTVPAGSSRLRISLTAGTAREEVESLIALLRRLLHEY, encoded by the coding sequence ATGATGCAATATACACAGTGGCTTGATGAAAAAAAGCAAAACGGCAGTCTGCGCGCCCTGCGCAATATTGACGCAGTGCAGCGCGAGAGGGAGCAGGCCTGCGCGCCCTTCATCAACCTCAGCTCCAACGATTATCTTTCACTTGGCGACGATGCCGACCTGCGGCAGGAATTCTGGTCGCAACAGGATGTTTCCGCCCTGCGCATGGGGGCGTGTTCCTCGCGCCTGCTCACGGGCACCTGCGACCAGCAGGAGGCCTTTGAGCGGGAACTGGCGACGGCCTACGGCGCAGAGGCCGCACTGGTGTTCGGCAGCGGCTACCACGCCAATCAGGGCATTCTGCCCGCCGTGTGTACAAACCGCACGCTTATTCTGGCTGACAAGCTGGTGCATGCCAGCCTTATTGACGGCATACGCATGAGCGAGGGCAAGTGCATCCGTTTCAGGCACAATGACTACGCACAGCTTGAAATGCTGGTGCAAAAACACGTTGCGGATTACGAAAACATCATTATTGTCACTGAATCCATTTTCAGTATGGACGGCGACGCCTGCGACCTGCCCCGGCTGGTGGCGCTGAAAAAGGCCAACCCCACTGTGCAGCTCTACGTTGATGAGGCCCACGCTGTGGGTGTGCGCGGCGCAAAGGGCCTTGGCTGCTGCGAGGAGCAGGGCTGCGCGGCGGATATTGATTTTCTGGTAGGCACAATGGGCAAGGCCTGGGCCTCGCTGGGCGCGTATGTGATCTGCTCGTCAGCCCTGCGGGAATACCTTGTTAATACCGTGCGGCCGTTTATTTTTACCACGGCCCTGCCTCCGGTCAATATTGCCTGGAGCCGCTTTGTACTTGCAAAGTTTGCCAGCGCCGAGGTGGCGGCCCGCAGGGAGCATCTTGCCGGGCTGGCGGGCATGATGCATGCCTTTACTGATGGCCTTGGGCAGTCGGTGCGCAGCACCTCGCAGATCGTGCCCGTCATTACGGGCGAAAACCAGCGCACACTTGCCATTGCCGGGCATTTGCAGCGCGAGGGTTTTTACATTATGGGCATACGCCCGCCCACGGTGCCTGCGGGCAGCTCGCGCCTGCGCATTTCGCTCACTGCCGGAACCGCGCGTGAGGAGGTTGAATCCCTCATAGCCCTGCTGCGCAGGTTGCTGCATGAATATTGA
- a CDS encoding vWA domain-containing protein → MHTFENQQQPRTVSAACASPLLHQPPQLPNQQKPAAATADTDDATLTAQHCITRARAALVMEHPFFGSLALRLRFKADPTCADMWTDGKTLGYNPAFSTALSQKSLVGAMAHEVLHLAFGHHLRRKGRDAKLWNRACDLAINHILVESGFTLPQGFTHNPAYAGMNADEIFDALASLQDAPTNKGAQNAQVAQGAEQTEGAGATAFDGGKQTEQPEQPTPPQGAQNNEQQKDADADPQSAAGNKAAAKREKGRPEQSEGKTSFTGEVQDHPDAQGMQNDQALKAAEQEADIAMMQAMQRARNMGSMPAGLARQLDRAWRPKLDWRTLLHRFFEQCAQNDYSWTTPNRRYLYQNIYLPARREARLPHVALAVDCSGSVDEQALAMFCAELATVLEAYDTTLTVLFHDTKVQKTLTLTRMDMPASLAPVGGGGTDYRPVCAHIEDERLAPTCLIWFTDLECDRYPAEPEYPVLWICSAPHEQQPPFGQVICLMEPAAALGAI, encoded by the coding sequence ATGCACACATTCGAGAACCAGCAGCAGCCCCGCACAGTCAGCGCGGCTTGCGCTTCACCACTGTTGCATCAGCCGCCGCAGCTGCCAAACCAGCAAAAACCAGCCGCAGCCACAGCGGACACTGATGATGCAACCCTGACGGCCCAGCACTGCATCACGCGCGCCCGCGCGGCGCTGGTTATGGAGCATCCCTTCTTCGGCTCTCTGGCCTTGCGCCTGCGCTTCAAGGCAGACCCTACCTGCGCGGATATGTGGACAGACGGCAAAACCCTTGGCTACAACCCTGCATTCTCCACGGCCCTTTCGCAAAAATCGCTGGTGGGGGCAATGGCGCACGAGGTTCTGCATTTGGCCTTCGGGCATCATCTGCGCCGCAAAGGCCGCGATGCAAAGCTGTGGAACCGCGCCTGCGATCTGGCAATCAATCACATCTTGGTGGAGTCCGGCTTTACCCTGCCTCAGGGTTTTACGCACAACCCGGCCTATGCGGGTATGAATGCGGATGAAATCTTTGACGCATTGGCAAGCCTGCAAGACGCCCCCACCAACAAAGGCGCGCAAAACGCGCAGGTTGCGCAGGGCGCGGAGCAGACAGAAGGCGCTGGCGCAACCGCCTTTGATGGCGGCAAGCAGACAGAGCAACCAGAGCAGCCCACCCCGCCGCAAGGCGCGCAAAACAACGAGCAGCAAAAGGACGCGGACGCCGACCCGCAATCCGCCGCTGGCAACAAGGCCGCAGCAAAGCGCGAAAAAGGTCGCCCGGAGCAATCAGAGGGCAAGACCAGCTTCACCGGCGAGGTGCAGGATCACCCCGATGCGCAAGGCATGCAGAACGATCAGGCCCTCAAGGCCGCAGAGCAGGAGGCGGATATAGCCATGATGCAGGCCATGCAGCGCGCCCGCAACATGGGCAGCATGCCCGCAGGTCTGGCCCGGCAGCTTGACAGGGCGTGGCGACCCAAGCTGGACTGGCGCACGCTTTTGCACCGTTTTTTTGAGCAGTGCGCGCAAAACGACTATTCGTGGACAACGCCCAACCGCCGCTATCTGTACCAGAACATCTACCTGCCAGCCCGGCGGGAGGCCCGCCTGCCCCACGTGGCGCTGGCTGTGGACTGCTCCGGTTCTGTGGACGAGCAGGCGCTGGCCATGTTCTGCGCAGAGCTTGCAACCGTGCTTGAGGCCTACGACACCACGCTCACGGTGCTGTTTCACGACACCAAGGTGCAGAAAACCCTCACGCTTACGCGCATGGACATGCCCGCGAGCCTTGCGCCCGTGGGCGGCGGCGGTACGGATTACCGCCCTGTGTGCGCGCATATTGAAGACGAGCGGCTGGCCCCCACCTGCCTGATCTGGTTTACCGATCTGGAGTGCGACCGCTACCCCGCCGAGCCGGAATATCCTGTGCTGTGGATTTGCAGCGCGCCGCACGAGCAGCAGCCGCCATTCGGCCAGGTGATATGCCTGATGGAACCCGCAGCCGCACTGGGCGCGATCTGA
- the larB gene encoding nickel pincer cofactor biosynthesis protein LarB: MSGGSLEKLLTEIRDGSLSVADGMNLLRESSVLDLGHTKFDLQRPARNGFPEVIYGEGKTPEQVGEIFLRVGDRSNVLGTRVSAEMAAHVQSVCPNAEYNPLGRALTLVVKPIVWKQGEVAIVTAGTSDLPVAEEARETCRMLGVRAKILADVGVAGIHRLINNLPEVLAARAVIVIAGMEGALASVVGGLVPQPVVAVPTSVGYGASFAGLSALLGMLTSCASGVTVTNIDNGFGAACAACRIINACEGNSKS, encoded by the coding sequence ATGTCAGGTGGTTCACTGGAAAAATTGCTCACTGAAATCAGGGACGGAAGCCTCTCTGTTGCCGATGGCATGAATCTGCTGCGCGAGAGTTCGGTGCTTGACCTTGGGCACACCAAGTTTGATTTACAGCGCCCGGCGCGCAATGGCTTTCCTGAGGTCATTTACGGCGAGGGCAAAACCCCTGAGCAGGTGGGCGAAATATTCCTACGCGTGGGCGACCGCAGCAATGTGCTGGGCACAAGGGTTTCGGCAGAGATGGCGGCCCACGTGCAGTCTGTATGCCCCAATGCCGAATACAATCCTCTTGGGCGCGCCCTTACGCTGGTCGTCAAGCCCATTGTATGGAAGCAGGGTGAAGTTGCCATTGTTACCGCGGGCACCTCTGACCTGCCCGTGGCGGAGGAAGCCCGTGAAACCTGCCGCATGCTTGGCGTGCGCGCCAAAATCCTTGCAGATGTGGGCGTGGCGGGCATCCACCGCCTGATCAACAACTTGCCCGAGGTGCTTGCCGCCCGCGCCGTCATTGTGATTGCAGGCATGGAGGGCGCACTGGCGAGCGTGGTCGGCGGTCTGGTGCCCCAACCCGTTGTGGCGGTTCCCACTTCTGTGGGCTATGGAGCATCGTTTGCGGGGCTGTCCGCCTTGCTTGGCATGCTCACCTCCTGCGCAAGCGGCGTCACTGTAACCAATATCGATAACGGCTTCGGCGCTGCCTGCGCTGCCTGCCGCATTATCAATGCCTGCGAGGGCAACAGCAAATCCTAA
- a CDS encoding flavodoxin family protein has translation MKNILIFCGSPRKGGNSDLLCEQFMAGAQEAGHKVEKIFVQEHKIAPCLGCGYCQSHEGACVQKDGMETMLEKMIKADVLVLASPVYFYSVSAQIKALMDRTVARYTEIKNKIMYYIIAAADTDLSHMERTIECFRGFAYCLEGSVEKGVVYGVGAWNKGDVKGLPSMAQAFEMGKNV, from the coding sequence ATGAAAAACATCCTGATTTTTTGCGGCAGCCCTCGCAAGGGCGGCAATTCTGATCTGCTGTGCGAGCAGTTTATGGCTGGAGCTCAGGAGGCAGGCCATAAGGTGGAAAAGATTTTTGTGCAGGAACATAAAATCGCTCCATGTCTTGGCTGTGGATACTGCCAGAGCCATGAGGGCGCTTGTGTGCAAAAGGATGGCATGGAAACCATGCTGGAAAAAATGATCAAGGCCGATGTTCTTGTGCTGGCCTCGCCCGTGTATTTCTATTCTGTAAGTGCGCAGATAAAAGCCCTCATGGACAGGACGGTTGCTCGCTACACTGAAATCAAGAACAAGATCATGTATTACATTATTGCCGCAGCGGACACTGATTTGTCGCATATGGAGCGAACTATCGAGTGCTTCAGAGGTTTTGCCTATTGCCTTGAGGGATCGGTAGAAAAGGGCGTTGTGTACGGCGTTGGCGCGTGGAATAAGGGCGATGTGAAAGGTCTGCCCAGCATGGCGCAGGCTTTTGAGATGGGCAAGAACGTGTAG
- the bioC gene encoding malonyl-ACP O-methyltransferase BioC translates to MSASFVRRRFSAASASYDAEAQAQRQIASRLWALAAPYLPRSAAILEIGAGTGLLTQHILSAQPSSLTVNDLYTSPQVQALMQQQPGVLSCREGDAETLDFCGPFDAICSASTVQWFADVKGFLRRCARYLPKGGLLAFSSFLPGNLYEVAELTGVGLDYPDAAALQSYLEQDFNLVAMEQGEITLDFASPHDVLLHLRHTGVTGIKSVGWNKRKYLAFVDGYTSRYSTGRGVRLTYRPVYVVALR, encoded by the coding sequence ATGAGTGCTTCATTTGTCAGGCGGCGCTTCAGCGCTGCTTCCGCAAGTTATGATGCTGAGGCGCAGGCCCAGCGGCAAATTGCCTCGCGTCTCTGGGCTTTGGCAGCACCATACCTTCCCCGTAGTGCAGCCATACTGGAAATAGGCGCGGGCACGGGCCTGCTGACGCAGCATATTCTGAGCGCGCAGCCCAGCAGCCTCACTGTCAACGATCTTTATACCAGCCCGCAAGTGCAGGCCCTCATGCAACAACAGCCTGGCGTGCTTTCCTGCCGCGAAGGCGATGCGGAAACGCTGGACTTCTGCGGCCCGTTTGACGCCATTTGCAGTGCCTCAACCGTGCAGTGGTTTGCAGATGTTAAAGGGTTTTTGCGCCGTTGCGCCCGGTATCTGCCCAAGGGCGGGCTACTGGCCTTCAGCAGTTTTTTGCCCGGCAACCTGTACGAAGTTGCCGAGCTTACGGGTGTTGGGCTGGACTATCCTGATGCTGCCGCTCTGCAAAGCTATCTTGAGCAGGATTTTAATCTGGTTGCAATGGAGCAGGGCGAAATCACGCTGGATTTTGCCAGCCCGCATGACGTGCTGCTGCATCTGAGGCATACTGGCGTAACGGGCATCAAGTCTGTGGGCTGGAACAAACGCAAGTATCTTGCGTTTGTTGACGGTTACACTTCCCGCTACAGCACTGGGCGGGGGGTCCGGCTGACTTATCGGCCAGTGTATGTTGTTGCCCTGCGCTAG
- a CDS encoding AraC family transcriptional regulator, with amino-acid sequence MPQQDKEKCDMLNIQRQALARNIARQTEQNHRLETAVPGLVLVRYEAPTQPASCMYEPTICLVAQGAKRAMLGDEEYLYDANHYLISSVGLPVVANVVEASPEVPLLGMVLKLDMRMLAQMMVDSNLPVTRAAKSGRGMRVSEVCMPLLNAFQRLLDLHDHPQDIAVLSPLIHKEILYRLLLGEQGHYLRQIVAAGSHGFQIAQAIDWLKKNYVQPLKIDSLARQIGMSTSTFHLHFRAMTSMSPLQYQKWMRLHEARRLMFMEHLDATSAAFQVGYESPSQFSREYRRQFGTPPLRDIKGLISTQSGSSCGNHKTM; translated from the coding sequence ATGCCCCAGCAAGACAAAGAAAAATGCGACATGCTGAATATTCAGCGGCAGGCGCTGGCCCGCAATATTGCCCGCCAGACCGAGCAAAACCACCGCCTGGAAACGGCAGTGCCGGGGCTTGTGCTTGTGCGGTATGAAGCGCCGACCCAGCCCGCAAGCTGCATGTACGAGCCAACTATCTGCCTTGTTGCTCAGGGAGCCAAGCGCGCTATGCTGGGGGATGAAGAATATCTGTATGATGCCAACCACTACCTGATTTCATCTGTCGGCTTGCCGGTGGTGGCAAATGTGGTGGAGGCCAGCCCGGAAGTTCCGTTATTGGGCATGGTGCTCAAGCTTGATATGCGCATGCTGGCCCAGATGATGGTGGACAGCAATCTGCCGGTCACGCGCGCGGCAAAATCCGGGCGTGGCATGCGGGTCAGCGAAGTATGTATGCCACTGCTCAACGCCTTTCAGCGGCTGCTTGACCTGCACGATCACCCGCAAGACATTGCCGTGCTCTCGCCTCTGATTCACAAAGAGATACTTTACCGACTGCTTCTGGGCGAGCAGGGGCATTACCTGCGCCAGATTGTGGCAGCCGGCAGCCACGGCTTCCAGATTGCGCAGGCCATTGACTGGCTCAAGAAAAACTACGTCCAGCCCTTGAAGATAGACAGCCTCGCCAGGCAGATAGGCATGAGCACCTCGACCTTTCATCTCCATTTTCGCGCCATGACCAGCATGAGCCCGCTGCAATACCAAAAGTGGATGCGCCTGCACGAGGCCAGACGTCTCATGTTCATGGAGCATCTGGACGCCACCAGCGCCGCCTTTCAGGTGGGGTACGAAAGCCCCTCGCAATTCAGCCGCGAATATCGCCGCCAGTTCGGCACCCCGCCCCTGCGCGACATTAAGGGGCTCATCAGCACCCAAAGCGGCAGTTCCTGCGGCAACCACAAGACAATGTGA
- a CDS encoding pimeloyl-ACP methyl esterase BioG family protein: MNIDFLRRAGCPTLELFFAGWGMDSRPFGWAADSPHTAHCDFAVCYDYSDMALDAEALRPYSEVRVRAWSLGVYAASLVLPGLHCAVSSALAINGTLTPVDDTLGIPVAVYDATLENLSAESVERFNRRMCGAHRAVFEARRSPHSLARTVDSLLAELRHIKECSAYRDRAQFTGWNMAILGKKDRIFPIANMRKAWSAIPVLELDEPHYIPDIPFVSVELP, encoded by the coding sequence ATGAATATTGATTTTCTGCGGCGCGCCGGTTGTCCGACCCTGGAACTGTTTTTTGCCGGGTGGGGCATGGACAGCCGCCCCTTTGGCTGGGCTGCGGATTCCCCGCATACAGCGCACTGCGATTTTGCCGTGTGTTATGACTATTCTGACATGGCGCTGGATGCGGAGGCCCTGCGCCCTTACAGTGAGGTGCGGGTGCGGGCGTGGTCGCTTGGCGTGTACGCGGCGTCTCTGGTCTTGCCGGGCTTGCACTGCGCTGTGAGCAGCGCCCTTGCCATTAACGGAACGCTCACGCCTGTTGATGATACTCTTGGCATACCGGTGGCGGTCTATGATGCCACGCTTGAGAACCTTTCCGCTGAAAGCGTGGAGCGTTTCAACCGGCGCATGTGCGGGGCGCACCGGGCCGTGTTTGAAGCGCGCAGATCACCACACAGTTTGGCACGCACGGTGGATTCACTGCTGGCGGAACTGCGGCATATCAAGGAATGCTCTGCCTACAGAGACAGGGCGCAGTTTACTGGCTGGAACATGGCAATTCTGGGCAAAAAGGACAGGATATTCCCCATTGCAAACATGCGCAAAGCCTGGTCTGCAATCCCGGTGCTGGAGCTGGACGAGCCGCACTATATACCGGATATCCCTTTTGTATCTGTAGAACTGCCATGA
- a CDS encoding MoxR family ATPase: MTPSQVISALQTLTSIHQPVFLWGAPGVGKSQIVSQVAAMRGMALRDIRAVLLDPVDLRGLPRLTDAGTAVWCPPAFLPGPDDPPQGILFLDELNAASPLVQAACYQLILDRAIGEYRLPDGWSIVAAGNREKDKAVSYRMPSALANRMVHLEFDASLDDWLAWAQGAGIRHEVCAFLRFRPRLLHDFDPQRMEKAFASPRSWEFVSRILEAAPAREVEYELFQGTVGPAAAAEFMGFLSVWRELPTVDSILAQPEAATVPQEPAALYATCEALSLRAAEDTMDALTTYAERLPAEFSVLLMRDAVCQNTDVVNTPAFNRWAEKNAEVLL; this comes from the coding sequence ATGACGCCTTCACAGGTTATTTCCGCTTTGCAGACCCTCACCAGCATTCATCAGCCCGTATTTTTGTGGGGCGCGCCGGGCGTGGGCAAAAGCCAGATAGTATCTCAGGTGGCCGCCATGCGGGGCATGGCCCTGCGCGACATCCGGGCCGTGTTGCTTGACCCCGTTGACCTGCGCGGCTTGCCGCGACTTACAGATGCGGGAACCGCCGTCTGGTGCCCGCCAGCCTTTTTGCCGGGCCCGGACGACCCGCCGCAGGGCATCCTGTTTCTTGACGAACTCAACGCCGCCTCGCCGCTGGTGCAGGCGGCCTGCTACCAGCTCATACTCGACAGAGCCATTGGCGAATACCGCCTGCCGGATGGCTGGTCCATTGTTGCGGCTGGCAATCGGGAAAAGGACAAGGCCGTCTCGTACCGCATGCCTTCTGCTCTGGCTAACCGCATGGTGCATCTGGAGTTTGACGCCAGCCTTGACGACTGGCTCGCCTGGGCGCAGGGGGCTGGCATTCGCCACGAGGTCTGCGCCTTTTTGCGTTTTCGCCCTCGTTTGCTGCATGATTTTGACCCGCAGCGCATGGAAAAAGCCTTTGCCTCGCCCCGCTCGTGGGAATTTGTTTCGCGCATACTGGAGGCCGCACCCGCCCGCGAGGTGGAATACGAGCTGTTTCAGGGCACGGTCGGCCCCGCAGCCGCAGCGGAGTTCATGGGCTTTCTCTCCGTATGGCGCGAGCTGCCCACGGTGGATTCCATCCTGGCGCAGCCCGAGGCCGCTACAGTGCCGCAAGAGCCCGCCGCCCTGTACGCCACATGCGAGGCCCTGAGCCTGCGCGCGGCAGAAGACACCATGGATGCCCTCACCACTTATGCCGAGCGCCTGCCCGCTGAATTCAGCGTATTGCTGATGCGCGATGCCGTCTGCCAGAATACGGATGTGGTGAACACCCCGGCCTTCAACCGCTGGGCGGAAAAAAACGCGGAAGTTCTGCTCTAA
- a CDS encoding LarC family nickel insertion protein produces the protein MKILYYDCFAGISGDMNLAALIDLGVSPDYLKAELAKLAIDDEFALQCQPEKCSGIQGMQVHVHLNGQQHGHSHVHDHNHENGHEHTHIHEHEHTHAAAPAHVHGHSPAQGSHLLHRNLAGITAIITQSTLADPVKQTSLSIFRRIAEAEAKVHGKALEDVHFHEVGATDSIVDIVGAAICFHALDVDAVWSSPLELGGGFVRCAHGMMPVPAPATVEILHGIPTSRGGVEHEATTPTGAAIIATLAHAFKAAPAMTTLSTGYGIGHRRTERPNMLRVHLAEADEAAVAGPAR, from the coding sequence ATGAAGATACTGTATTACGATTGTTTTGCCGGAATCAGCGGCGATATGAATCTGGCCGCCCTGATTGATCTTGGGGTCAGCCCCGATTACCTGAAGGCAGAACTGGCAAAGCTCGCCATAGATGACGAGTTTGCGCTCCAGTGTCAGCCAGAAAAATGCAGCGGGATTCAGGGGATGCAGGTTCATGTGCACTTGAACGGTCAACAGCACGGGCACAGCCACGTGCATGACCACAACCATGAGAACGGGCATGAACACACTCACATCCACGAGCATGAACATACGCATGCTGCTGCACCTGCCCATGTGCATGGCCACAGCCCCGCGCAGGGCAGTCACCTGCTGCACAGGAATCTGGCCGGCATCACGGCTATCATCACGCAAAGCACACTGGCAGACCCGGTCAAACAGACGAGCCTGAGTATTTTTCGCCGCATAGCCGAGGCAGAAGCCAAGGTGCATGGCAAGGCTCTGGAAGACGTGCACTTTCACGAAGTTGGCGCTACCGATTCCATTGTGGACATCGTGGGCGCGGCCATCTGTTTTCATGCTCTTGATGTTGATGCCGTGTGGTCTTCGCCCCTGGAGCTTGGCGGCGGTTTTGTGCGTTGCGCGCATGGCATGATGCCAGTTCCTGCACCGGCGACAGTCGAGATTCTTCATGGAATCCCCACCTCTCGCGGCGGGGTGGAGCATGAGGCCACAACGCCAACGGGGGCGGCCATCATTGCCACTCTGGCCCATGCCTTCAAGGCAGCCCCGGCCATGACAACCCTGAGCACCGGTTATGGCATTGGGCACCGCCGTACCGAGCGGCCCAATATGCTGCGGGTACATCTTGCGGAAGCGGACGAAGCTGCGGTCGCTGGCCCAGCCAGATGA